A genomic window from Antedon mediterranea chromosome 4, ecAntMedi1.1, whole genome shotgun sequence includes:
- the LOC140047764 gene encoding hexokinase-2-like, translating to MVDSQVKAQVDSLLESLHLSDDNLKDIMQRLQRDMEKGLGAATNPTAKVKMFPSYVRSIPNGSESGRFFALDLGGSNFRVLLVTLLNGDVKLESKVFALSQEIMTGTGEQLFDYIATCLGDFKKEKGISEKLPLGFTFSFPCAQKGLTSAFLVTWTKGFSASGVENQDVVKLLQQSCAKQNVELDIVAVVNDTVGTLMSCAYTNPNCYIGLILGTGTNACYMENLDNVELWDGDDKEPRQVIINMEWGAFGDDGVLDDIRTDFDKEMDKLTPNKGKQLYEKMISGMYLGEITRQALLKLADHKMVFRGGLSDTIKEPWKFETRFLSEIEADTSESLTKVDEILRGLDLKPNHQDLQIANLVCQAVSSRAAKLAAAGVATVANQMNRDEVTVGTDGSLYKKHPKFHDHMVLYAEKLAPKKKVNFMLSEDGSGKGAALVAAVASRKKYIQVDSLLECLHLSDDNLKDIMQRLQRDMEKGLGAATNPTAKVKMLPSYVRSIPDGSENGRFLALDLGGSNFRVLLVTLLNGDAKMESKVFVLSQEIMTGTGEQLFDYIATCLGDFKKEMGISEKLPLGFTFSFPCYHKGLTSAFLVTWTKGYSASGVENQDVVKLLEQAFIRKNVELDIVAVVNDTVGTLMSCAYTNPNCYIGLILGSGCNACYMESLDNVELWDGDDEEPRQVIIDMEWGAFGDDGVLDDIRTDFDKEIDKLTLNKGKQLYEKMISGMYLGEITRRALLKLADHKMVFRGGLSDTIKEPWKFETRFLSEIEADTCESLTKVDEIIRSLDLKPTIQDLQIVKLVCQTVSYRAAKLAAAGVATVANLMTRDEITVGTDGSLYKKHPKFHDYMVLYTNKLAPKKKVNFMLSEDGSGKGAALVAAVASHKK from the exons ATGGTAGACTCTCAGGTTAAAGCACAG GTTGACTCTTTATTAGAATCTCTACATCTGAGTGATGACAACCTTAAAGATATTATGCAGCGGCTGCAACGTGACATGGAAAAGGGTCTAGGAGCTGCAACGAACCCTACAGCAAAAGTTAAAATGTTTCCAAGCTATGTCAGATCTATTCCAAATGGTTCAG agagtGGTCGTTTCTTTGCTCTTGATCTGGGTGGTAGTAATTTCCGTGTTCTACTAGTGACGCTACTCAATGGTGATGTCAAGTTAGAAAGCAAAGTATTTGCTCTTTCTCAAGAAATCATGACAGGCACTGGAGAACAG CTGTTTGATTACATAGCCACCTGTCTTGGTGACTTCAAGAAAGAAAAGGGTATCAGTGAAAAGCTACCACTTGGATTCACATTTTCATTCCCTTGTGCTCAGAAGGGACTAACTTCAG CATTCCTTGTGACATGGACCAAAGGATTCTCAGCTTCTGGAGTTGAGAACCAAGATGTTGTTAAGTTATTACAACAATCTTGTGCCAAACAG AATGTGGAGTTGGATATTGTTGCAGTTGTGAATGACACTGTTGGAACATTAATGTCATGTGCTTACACAAACCCCAATTGCTACATTGGATTGATTTTGG GTACTGGTACTAATGCGTGTTATATGGAAAACCTTGACAATGTTGAATTATGGGATGGCGATGACAAGGAACCGCGACAGGTAATCATCAATATGGAGTGGGGTGCGTTTGGAGACGATGGCGTTCTAGATGATATACGAACTGACTTTGATAAAGAAATGGACAAATTGACACCAAACAAAGGGAAACAATT GTATGAGAAGATGATATCAGGAATGTACCTTGGTGAGATAACACGGCAAGCGCTGCTGAAACTAGCGGACCATAAGATGGTCTTTAGAGGCGGCTTGTCAGATACAATCAAAGAGCCTTGGAAATTTGAAACAAGATTCCTGTCAGAAATAGAAGC TGATACAAGTGAAAGTTTAACAAAAGTAGACGAAATACTCAGAGGCCTGGATTTGAAACCTAACCACCAAGATTTACAGATTGCGAACTTAGTATGCCAGGCCGTCTCGTCTCGTGCTGCTAAACTGGCTGCAGCCGGTGTAGCCACAGTAGCCAATCAAATGAACAGGGATGAAGTCACCGTAGGAACAGATGGTTCGTTGTACAAGAAACATCCTAAGTTCCATGATCATATGGTTCTCTATGCTGAAAAATTAGCTCCAAAAAAGAAAGTGAATTTTATGTTATCTGAAGATGGTAGTGGTAAGGGCGCTGCCCTCGTGGCCGCTGTTGCCAGTCGCAAAAA gtatattcaggtTGATTCTTTGTTGGAGTGCCTACATCTGAGTGATGACAACCTTAAAGATATTATGCAGCGGCTGCAACGTGACATGGAAAAGGGTCTAGGAGCTGCAACGAACCCTACAGCAAAAGTTAAAATGTTGCCAAGCTATGTCAGATCTATTCCAGACGGCTCAG AGAATGGTCGTTTCCTAGCTCTTGATCTAGGTGGTAGTAATTTCCGTGTTCTACTAGTGACGCTACTTAATGGTGATGCCAAGATGGAAAGCAAAGTGTTTGTGCTTTCTCAGGAAATCATGACAGGCACTGGAGAACAA cTGTTTGATTACATAGCTACCTGTCTTGGTGACTTCAAGAAAGAAATGGGAATCAGTGAAAAACTACCACTTGGATTCACATTCTCGTTCCCATGTTATCATAAGGGATTAACATCAG CATTCCTTGTGACATGGACCAAAGGTTACTCAGCTTCTGGAGTTGAGAACCAAGATGTTGTTAAGTTACTAGAGCAGGCTTTCATCAGAAAG AATGTGGAGTTGGATATTGTTGCAGTTGTGAATGACACTGTTGGAACATTAATGTCATGTGCTTACACAAACCCCAATTGCTACATTGGATTAATTTTAG gTAGTGGATGTAACGCCTGTTATATGGAAAGCCTTGATAATGTTGAATTATGGGATGGCGATGATGAGGAACCGCGACAAGTAATAATTGATATGGAGTGGGGTGCGTTTGGAGACGATGGCGTTCTAGATGATATACGTACTGACTTTGATAAAGAAATTGACAAATTGACACTAAACAAAGGAAAACAATT GTATGAGAAGATGATATCAGGAATGTACCTTGGTGAGATAACTCGACGAGCGCTGCTGAAACTAGCGGACCATAAGATGGTCTTCAGAGGCGGGTTGTCAGATACAATCAAAGAGCCTTGGAAATTTGAAACAAGATTCCTGTCAGAAATAGAAGC TGATACATGCGAAAGTTTAACAAAAGTAGACGAAATAATCAGAAGCCTTGATTTGAAGCCTACCATCCAAGATCTACAGATTGTGAAATTAGTATGCCAAACCGTCTCATATCGTGCTGCTAAACTGGCTGCAGCCGGTGTAGCCACAGTAGCCAATCTGATGACCAGGGATGAAATCACCGTAGGAACGGATGGTTCGTTGTACAAGAAGCATCCAAAGTTCCATGATTATATGGTTCTCTATACTAACAAATTAGCTCCAAAAAAGAAAGTGAATTTTATGTTATCGGAAGATGGTAGTGGTAAGGGAGCTGCCCTTGTGGCCGCTGTTGCAAGTCacaaaaagtaa